The following are from one region of the Oncorhynchus masou masou isolate Uvic2021 chromosome 24, UVic_Omas_1.1, whole genome shotgun sequence genome:
- the naprt gene encoding nicotinate phosphoribosyltransferase isoform X2, whose translation MPTGVRAGTTSPPFSNCSSARTRSAAASRSSPECTTASCFCGAFDSLTKMWSTCVPCCPQPLTPPSFCFYGNWTVPVSHSTLSPRERWSLPGLVCSNAARFRLAAGSRRKLLEMGLRRAQGPDGGLTASRYTHVGGFDMTSNVQAGFLFGIPVAGTMAHSYVTSFSSLEEVWPQTLVAANGDHDNIDLISLTKGWLGRVCELLGAESGKIHEGELAAFLSYAIAYPHNFLPVIDSYSVTCSGLLNFCAVALSLFELDYSPLGVRLDSGDLCRQSVEVRHVFRLCSEQFSIPAFQSLLIVGTNNISEYSMAELNKKENEIDVVGVGTHLVTCTRQPSLGCVYKLVEVRGSPRMKFSEDPEKSTVPGRKAVYRMLDTEGHPFLDLLCLCEEPAPKACVEVRCHPVVGNKTCQSITPSQVSCLRLEVYTKGQITQPLYSTAETREKVQSSIQTLHPRHKRLQEPDSYIVAVSEKLHNLIAEIRKGSSNNSNFLLAN comes from the exons ATGTGGAGTACCTGCGTTCCGTGCTGCCCCCAGCCACTGACCCCGCCTTCTTTCTGTTTCTACGGGAACTGGACTGTTCCGGTGTCACACTCCACTCTGTCCCCGAGGGAACGGTGGTCTTTGCCAGG tcTGGTATGCAGTAACGCGGCCCGGTTCCGTCTGGCTGCTGGTTCCAGGAGGAAGCTGTTAGAGATGGGCCTGAGGAGAGCACAGGGGCCTGACGGGGGCCTCACAGCCTCAAGATACACACACGTCGGAG gGTTTGATATGACCAGTAACGTCCAGGCTGGCTTCCTGTTTGGAATCCCCGTGGCGGGAACCATGGCACACTCTTATGTCACTTCCTTTTCCTCCCTGGAGGAGGTGTGGCCTCAG ACGCTAGTGGCAGCAAACGGGGATCATGACAACATCGATCTGATCTCGCTGACCAAGGGTTGGCTGGGGCGTGTGTGTGAGCTGCTGGGGGCGGAATCTGGGAAGATCCATGAGGGTGAGCTGGCAGCCTTCTTGTCCTATGCCATCGCATACCCACACAACTTCCTGCCAGTCATCGACAGCTACAGTGTCACCTG TAGTGGCCTGCTCAACTTCTGTGCCGTggccctgtctctgtttgagCTGGACTACAGTCCACTGGGCGTGCGTCTAGACAGTGGAGACCTCTGCAGGCAGTCAGTAGAAGTACGCCATGTCTTCAGACTCTGCAGTGAACA ATTCTCCATCCCTGCCTTCCAGTCCCTTCTCATAGTAGGCACCAATAACATCTCAGAGTACAGCATGGCCGAACTCAACAAGAAG GAGAATGAGATTGATGTGGTTGGTGTTGGAACACATCTGGTCACCTGCACGAGACAGCCTTCACTCGGGTGTGTGTACAAG ttgGTGGAGGTTCGGGGCAGCCCCAGGATGAAGTTCAGTGAGGACCCAGAAAAGAGTACTGTTCCTGGGAGGAAGGCGGTCTATAGGATGCTGGACACGGAGG gCCACCCATTCTTGGATctgttgtgtttgtgtgaggAGCCTGCACCTAAGGCATGTGTGGAAGTGAGGTGTCATCCTGTGGTTGGTAACAAGACCTGTCAGTCAATCACACCTTCTCAGGTTAGCTGTCTACGCCTGGAGGTCTACACTAAAGGACAG ATCACACAGCCACTGTACAGCACAGCTGAGACCAGGGAGAAGGTTCAGAGCTCCATCCAGACCCTGCACCCCCGACACAAGAGGCTGCAGGAGCCAGATTCTTACATA GTGGCCGTGTCTGAGAAGCTCCATAATTTAATTGCTGAGATCAGAAaaggcagcagcaacaacagcaattTTCTATTGGCCAACTGA